The sequence CGCCACCGAGCCCGCCGCCGCGGGCGCTCCCGCGGGCGTGGGCGTCAAGCGCGTGGGCGCCGCCCTCTACGGCCGCTACGTGCTGGGGGTGGAGCTGGCCGCCATGCTCCTGCTGGCCGGTCTGGTGGGCGCGTTCCACCTGGGCCGCCGCGTGCCTTCCGAGGGCGAGGAGGACGAGTGCTGATGGCCGCGGTCCCCATGGAGCACGGACTCGTGCTGGCGGCGGTGCTGTTCGGGCTGGGGCTCACGGGCGTCCTGGTGCGCCGCAACATCATCTTCGTGCTCCTGTCCCTGGAGATCATGCTCAACGCCGCCGCCCTGGCCTTCGTGGTGGCGGGGGCGCACTGGGGCCAGGCCGACGGACAGGTGATGTTCTTCTTCATCCTGGCCATGGCCGCGGCCGAAGTGGCGGTGGGTCTGGCGCTGGTGGTGCAGCTCTACTATCGCTTCAACACCCTGGACGTGGACACGGTGAGCGATCTGAGAGGCTGACATGCTCGAGCTGCTGTGGCTGATACCCGCCTTTCCTCTCGCCGGCTTCGCCGCCCTCACGCTGGTGGGGTCGCGCCTGTCGCGCACCGAGGTGGCCTACGTGGGCGCGGGCTCCGTGGGCCTGTCGGCGGTGGTGACGCTGCTCGTGGGGCTGAGCTTCATGGCCGCGCCGCCCGCCGGCGGCAGCTTCGTCCAGACCCTGTGGGTGTGGGTGGACGTGGCCGGCTTCCGTCCCGCCTTCGCCTTCCATCTCGACGCCCTGTCGCTGACGATGATCTTCGTCGTGACCTTCGTGGGCTTCCTGATCCATCTCTACTCCGTCGAGTACATGATGGAGGAGGAAGAGGGCTACAGCCGTTTCTTCGCGTACATGAACCTGTTCGTGTGCGCCATGCTGACGCTGCTCCTGGCCGACAACCTCATGCTGCTGCTGCTCGGCTGGGAGGGCGTGGGCCTGTGCAGCTACCTCCTGATCGGCTTCTTCTACAAGGACGAGGCCAACAGCCGGGCCGCGAGCAAGGCCTTCATCGTCACCCGGGTGGGGGACACGGCCATGCTCATGGCGCTGTTCCTGCTCTTCGCGGAGCTGGGCACCCTGGATATCCAGGCGCTCCTGGAGCGGGCCGGCCAGCAGTTTCAGCCGGGCTCGGGCATGGCCACCGCCGTGGCGCTGCTCCTGCTGGGCGGGGCCGTGGGCAAGTCGGCGCAGCTCCCGCTCCAGACCTGGCTGCCGGACGCCATGGCCGGGCCCACGCCAGTGAGCGCCCTCATCCACGCGGCCACCATGGTCACCGCGGGCGTCTACCTCATCGCCCGCACCCACGTGCTCTTCACCCTGGCGCCGGCGGTGCTGACGCTGGTGGCGGTCATCGGCACGCTGACGCTGCTGATGGCGGGCTTCGCCGCGCTGGTGCAGTCCGACATCAAGCGGGTGCTCGCCTACTCCACCATCAGCCAGATCGGCTACATGTTCCTGGCCCTGGGAGTGGGCGCCTGGTCCG is a genomic window of Deltaproteobacteria bacterium containing:
- the nuoK gene encoding NADH-quinone oxidoreductase subunit NuoK; translated protein: MAAVPMEHGLVLAAVLFGLGLTGVLVRRNIIFVLLSLEIMLNAAALAFVVAGAHWGQADGQVMFFFILAMAAAEVAVGLALVVQLYYRFNTLDVDTVSDLRG
- the nuoL gene encoding NADH-quinone oxidoreductase subunit L — translated: MLELLWLIPAFPLAGFAALTLVGSRLSRTEVAYVGAGSVGLSAVVTLLVGLSFMAAPPAGGSFVQTLWVWVDVAGFRPAFAFHLDALSLTMIFVVTFVGFLIHLYSVEYMMEEEEGYSRFFAYMNLFVCAMLTLLLADNLMLLLLGWEGVGLCSYLLIGFFYKDEANSRAASKAFIVTRVGDTAMLMALFLLFAELGTLDIQALLERAGQQFQPGSGMATAVALLLLGGAVGKSAQLPLQTWLPDAMAGPTPVSALIHAATMVTAGVYLIARTHVLFTLAPAVLTLVAVIGTLTLLMAGFAALVQSDIKRVLAYSTISQIGYMFLALGVGAWSAALFHFMIHAFFKALLFLGAGAVIMSLHHEQDMYRMGGLRRQMPFTFWCFLIGSGALAAVPVVTAGFYSKDLIIWNAYNSEIGGVWLWAGALAGALLTSVYTFRMVFLTFYREATEWVRHLMPIREPGPCVRIPLGVLAVLSVAAGVIELPHTMGSLTLFSGFLNTALPEYHGVHASYGTELLFELLAAAASLGGIWLVWTLVMASPGSMERIAAQPWARGLERLWFSGWGFDALYDALFVKPWLWCAKVNKDDFIDFFYRAVAFVTETLHFVASMTQTGAVRWYATGIAVGAVLTVGLVIIL